Proteins encoded in a region of the Enterococcus gilvus ATCC BAA-350 genome:
- a CDS encoding GntR family transcriptional regulator, which yields MANQVPVYIQIHDQLKHEIENGVWKVGARLPSERELSTRFSVSRMTLRQAIQTLSDEGILERKIGSGTYVASKKVQEKMSGTTSFTDIMESLGKIPSSKTISYFHSRASSSEAEKLGLEKGEQVLRMERIRYADEIPICFEVASIPAKLIEGFSKEEITESFYHSLQEKGFEIGRANQTVTSILASEQIADYLSVKRGDAILRLRQVSYLADERPFEYVRTQYVGSRFEFYLEK from the coding sequence GTGGCGAATCAAGTGCCAGTGTATATTCAAATACACGATCAGTTAAAACATGAAATTGAAAACGGTGTATGGAAGGTCGGCGCTCGCTTGCCTTCTGAACGAGAACTATCCACTAGGTTTAGTGTGAGTCGAATGACATTGCGTCAAGCAATCCAGACTTTGTCAGATGAAGGAATATTGGAAAGAAAAATCGGCTCAGGGACCTATGTAGCCAGCAAAAAGGTTCAAGAAAAAATGAGTGGGACAACAAGTTTCACGGACATTATGGAATCGCTGGGGAAAATCCCTTCTAGCAAAACGATTTCTTACTTTCATTCGCGAGCGAGTTCTAGCGAAGCAGAAAAGTTAGGCTTGGAAAAGGGTGAGCAGGTTTTACGAATGGAGCGGATTCGTTACGCAGATGAGATTCCTATCTGTTTTGAAGTAGCAAGTATTCCCGCTAAATTGATTGAAGGTTTCAGTAAAGAGGAAATCACGGAGTCCTTTTACCATAGTCTGCAAGAAAAAGGATTCGAAATCGGTCGAGCGAATCAGACAGTGACATCTATTTTAGCTTCGGAACAAATCGCGGATTATTTATCTGTCAAACGCGGCGATGCAATCTTACGGTTAAGACAAGTATCTTATCTGGCGGATGAACGCCCCTTTGAATATGTACGAACGCAATATGTTGGCAGTCGCTTTGAATTTTACTTAGAAAAATAA
- a CDS encoding DEAD/DEAH box helicase has translation MIGQRLLAKEWETFYPQADLTKAVKTPAMIASGEEWICQRCGSHSREKVPAAYFYCPHCISLGRMTSEQSLYYFPPERITPRKIEIVWSGHLSPPQEKIAEQLIADQRSGKTFLLWAVTGAGKTEILFPLLKAYLEQGKRVAVTSPRVDVCNEIFLRFCGAFPQEKISLFHGQERKDNGDIFVVCTVHQLLRYHEYFDLVIIDEVDAFPYAEDPLLHRTVERAKKADGKRVFLSATPDEKLKKSVDYQYHLPARFHRRGLPVPQVLYCWRLEKELSAGHLSKKFLNKITELLAENNVLLFCPNISLLAKMAEDIQTYFPEVKLATVFSQDQERLIKVENMRTGKYQLLLTTTILERGVTFEKVSVVVLQASHRVFKKSALVQIAGRADRKGEYNQAKVFFATSEMTTAIKGAIKEINENNRQAREAGLIDAL, from the coding sequence ATGATTGGTCAGCGTTTATTAGCAAAAGAATGGGAAACATTTTATCCACAAGCGGATCTAACAAAGGCAGTGAAGACTCCCGCAATGATAGCATCTGGAGAAGAGTGGATATGTCAGCGTTGCGGAAGTCATTCTCGTGAAAAAGTGCCAGCAGCTTATTTCTATTGTCCTCATTGTATTAGTTTAGGAAGGATGACCAGTGAGCAATCGCTCTATTATTTTCCCCCAGAAAGAATCACACCAAGGAAAATTGAGATTGTTTGGTCAGGACATCTTTCGCCGCCACAAGAAAAAATCGCAGAGCAGTTGATTGCGGATCAACGATCAGGGAAAACCTTTTTACTTTGGGCAGTGACGGGAGCAGGAAAGACAGAGATACTGTTTCCTTTATTAAAAGCCTATTTAGAACAAGGAAAACGGGTAGCTGTTACGTCGCCTCGAGTGGATGTCTGTAACGAAATATTTTTACGCTTTTGTGGGGCGTTTCCGCAAGAAAAGATCAGTCTCTTTCATGGACAGGAAAGAAAAGATAACGGGGATATCTTTGTGGTATGCACAGTCCACCAATTGTTACGCTACCATGAATATTTTGATCTGGTAATAATCGATGAAGTGGATGCATTTCCCTATGCAGAAGACCCTTTACTGCACCGTACTGTGGAAAGAGCAAAAAAAGCAGATGGTAAGCGTGTGTTTTTAAGCGCGACGCCTGATGAAAAGCTAAAAAAGTCAGTAGACTACCAGTACCATTTACCTGCCAGATTTCATCGCCGTGGGTTACCTGTTCCACAAGTGCTTTATTGCTGGCGCTTAGAGAAAGAGCTGTCTGCGGGGCACCTTTCAAAGAAATTCTTGAATAAAATAACTGAATTACTTGCAGAAAACAATGTACTTTTGTTTTGTCCGAATATCTCTCTATTGGCGAAAATGGCAGAAGATATTCAAACGTATTTTCCAGAAGTGAAGTTGGCCACCGTTTTTTCACAAGATCAAGAGCGTCTAATAAAAGTTGAAAATATGCGTACAGGGAAGTATCAATTGCTGCTCACTACAACGATTTTAGAACGGGGAGTGACTTTTGAAAAAGTATCGGTTGTTGTTTTACAAGCGTCTCACCGTGTGTTTAAAAAATCAGCGTTGGTCCAAATAGCCGGACGCGCTGATCGTAAAGGAGAGTACAATCAGGCAAAAGTTTTCTTTGCGACCAGCGAAATGACTACCGCTATCAAAGGGGCTATCAAAGAAATCAACGAAAACAATCGACAAGCTAGAGAGGCGGGATTGATCGATGCGCTGTAG
- the ftsE gene encoding cell division ATP-binding protein FtsE, whose protein sequence is MIEMQDVTKKYPNKTTAVRGISVRIDQGEFVYVVGPSGSGKSTFIKLMYREEKATSGKVLDVARHDLLKIKNKEVPYLRRDVGVVFQDFKLLPRKTVYENVAYAMQVIGRKPRDIKKRVMEVLDLVGLKHKVRVFPSELSGGEQQRVSIARAIVNTPKVLIADEPTGNLDPDTSWEIMKLLERINNQGTTIVMATHNKTIVDTMRHRLIAIENGLIVRDEAEGEYEFDD, encoded by the coding sequence ATGATTGAAATGCAGGATGTAACAAAAAAATATCCTAATAAGACAACTGCTGTGCGTGGGATTTCGGTCCGTATCGATCAAGGTGAGTTCGTCTATGTCGTTGGCCCCTCTGGTAGTGGAAAATCTACTTTTATAAAATTGATGTATCGTGAAGAGAAAGCAACTTCTGGAAAAGTATTGGATGTTGCCCGTCATGATTTGTTAAAGATCAAAAATAAAGAAGTTCCTTATTTACGTCGAGATGTTGGCGTGGTTTTTCAGGACTTCAAGTTATTGCCTCGTAAGACAGTCTATGAAAATGTCGCTTACGCGATGCAAGTTATCGGGCGCAAGCCGCGTGATATCAAAAAACGTGTGATGGAAGTTTTAGATTTAGTTGGTCTAAAACACAAAGTTCGCGTATTCCCGAGTGAATTATCCGGTGGGGAACAGCAACGAGTGTCTATTGCGCGTGCCATCGTAAATACGCCTAAAGTATTGATCGCAGATGAGCCAACAGGAAACTTGGACCCGGATACGTCTTGGGAAATCATGAAGCTGTTGGAACGGATCAATAACCAAGGAACAACGATCGTTATGGCGACTCATAACAAAACGATCGTAGACACCATGCGTCATCGCTTAATCGCGATTGAAAATGGCTTGATCGTTCGGGATGAAGCGGAAGGAGAATACGAGTTTGATGATTAG
- the prfB gene encoding peptide chain release factor 2 (programmed frameshift): MENAEIRNLLDTMQEQVASFRGSLDLEQLEEDIAEAENQMSAPEFWNDSEKAQALINRNNASKDTYDQFKVIANETDEMNLMWEMQQEEFDPEMQKELEERLNQLQERISGFELSLLLDNPYDKNNAIVELHPGAGGTESQDWGSMLLRMYTRWAEQHGFSVETIDYQSGDEAGIKSVTLMIKGTNAYGYLKSEKGVHRLVRISPFDSASRRHTSFCSVEVMPELDENIEVEVNPDDLKVDVYRASGAGGQHINKTSSAVRITHLPTGTVVASQAQRSQFHNRETAMQMLKAKLYQLEIEKKEQEAAALRGEQKEIGWGSQIRSYVFHPYSMVKDHRTEHETGNVQAVMDGDLDPFIDAYLKWRLAQDTQA, translated from the exons TTGGAAAACGCAGAAATACGAAATTTATTAGATACGATGCAAGAGCAAGTCGCAAGTTTCAGGGGGTCTCTT GACCTAGAGCAGTTAGAGGAGGATATCGCTGAAGCTGAAAACCAAATGTCTGCACCAGAATTTTGGAATGACTCCGAAAAAGCGCAGGCTCTGATTAATCGAAATAATGCTTCTAAGGATACCTATGATCAGTTTAAAGTGATCGCAAATGAGACGGACGAAATGAATCTTATGTGGGAAATGCAGCAGGAAGAATTTGATCCTGAAATGCAAAAGGAATTAGAAGAACGATTAAATCAGTTGCAGGAAAGAATTTCAGGTTTTGAATTATCGTTGTTATTAGACAATCCCTATGATAAAAACAATGCCATTGTAGAACTTCATCCTGGCGCTGGTGGGACAGAATCTCAAGATTGGGGTTCAATGCTTTTACGCATGTATACTCGTTGGGCAGAACAACACGGTTTTTCAGTGGAGACAATCGATTATCAATCAGGTGATGAAGCTGGAATAAAAAGTGTTACGCTGATGATCAAAGGAACGAACGCCTACGGCTATTTGAAATCTGAAAAGGGTGTGCACCGATTAGTTCGGATATCGCCGTTTGATTCAGCGAGTCGTCGTCATACTTCTTTTTGCTCGGTGGAAGTCATGCCTGAGTTGGACGAAAACATTGAAGTCGAAGTCAATCCTGATGATTTAAAAGTGGATGTTTATCGAGCAAGCGGTGCTGGTGGACAGCATATCAATAAAACTTCTTCGGCGGTTCGGATCACGCATTTGCCAACAGGAACAGTTGTTGCCAGTCAGGCACAACGTTCACAATTTCATAATCGCGAGACGGCTATGCAGATGCTGAAGGCGAAGCTCTATCAGTTAGAGATAGAGAAAAAGGAGCAAGAGGCTGCGGCGTTGCGAGGAGAACAAAAAGAGATTGGTTGGGGATCGCAAATTCGTTCATATGTTTTTCATCCTTATTCAATGGTAAAAGATCACCGTACGGAACATGAAACTGGGAATGTACAGGCTGTGATGGACGGCGATCTAGATCCTTTTATCGATGCTTACTTGAAATGGCGCTTGGCACAAGACACTCAAGCTTAA
- the ftsX gene encoding permease-like cell division protein FtsX, whose product MIRNFFRHLLESIKSVKRNGWMTLASVSAVTITLTMAGIFLAVIMNATKLAQDVEGNVEVTVFADIGTKEKDLKALKTDLEEIKHVDKVTFSSKQEQLRKLQKQMGDAWDLFEGDSNPLYDVYIVSATDAQYIRPVTREASQLNNVFRANYGGNSADRIIQMSKVVRTWGLAAAALLIFVAIFLISNTIRITIISRKTEIQIMRLVGAKNGYIRWPFFLEGGWIGLIGSIVPILVLTYGYSQVYGIAAPYLLQSNLALLRPSQIVWILDIVMAVGGYLIGSLGSVISMRRFLKI is encoded by the coding sequence ATGATTAGAAATTTCTTCCGACACTTATTGGAAAGTATCAAAAGTGTCAAACGTAACGGCTGGATGACATTAGCATCAGTCAGTGCAGTAACGATCACACTAACGATGGCGGGAATATTCCTTGCAGTCATCATGAATGCGACAAAATTGGCGCAAGATGTCGAAGGAAATGTCGAAGTAACCGTCTTTGCTGATATCGGCACAAAAGAAAAAGATCTTAAAGCGTTAAAAACGGATTTAGAAGAGATCAAACACGTGGACAAAGTAACTTTCTCCAGCAAGCAAGAGCAATTGAGAAAATTACAAAAACAAATGGGTGATGCGTGGGATTTATTTGAAGGGGACAGCAATCCTCTTTATGATGTTTATATCGTAAGTGCAACAGATGCACAGTATATTCGTCCAGTGACCCGTGAAGCGAGTCAACTAAATAATGTCTTCCGTGCAAATTACGGCGGAAACTCAGCGGATCGAATCATCCAAATGTCCAAGGTTGTACGAACATGGGGCTTAGCCGCCGCCGCATTGTTAATCTTTGTAGCGATTTTCTTGATTTCTAATACGATTCGAATCACGATTATTTCACGCAAAACAGAAATTCAAATCATGCGACTAGTAGGAGCTAAAAATGGCTATATTCGTTGGCCATTCTTTCTTGAAGGTGGTTGGATCGGATTGATTGGTTCAATCGTACCGATTCTAGTGCTAACGTATGGCTATTCTCAAGTATACGGTATAGCTGCGCCTTATCTATTGCAATCAAATCTAGCGTTGCTTCGTCCAAGCCAAATCGTATGGATTTTAGATATTGTAATGGCTGTTGGCGGGTACTTGATCGGTTCATTAGGTTCAGTTATCTCTATGCGTCGTTTCTTAAAAATCTAA
- a CDS encoding DMT family transporter, whose protein sequence is MAWLSLIIAGVFETFWATMMKMSEGFTKMNYSILTLVGMIASFYFLAKSLHILPMSLAYPVWTGIGAVGSILIGVFFFKDHLSVLTSFFVVLLVVGIIGIKVTSGH, encoded by the coding sequence ATGGCATGGCTATCGTTGATTATTGCAGGGGTATTTGAAACATTTTGGGCAACTATGATGAAAATGAGTGAGGGATTTACTAAGATGAATTACTCGATTTTAACATTGGTTGGGATGATCGCAAGTTTCTATTTTTTAGCAAAGTCTCTGCACATACTGCCAATGAGTCTGGCTTACCCAGTATGGACAGGAATTGGTGCTGTGGGATCAATCCTAATTGGTGTTTTCTTTTTTAAAGATCATCTCTCTGTTTTGACGAGCTTTTTCGTGGTTCTTCTAGTAGTAGGAATCATTGGAATCAAAGTTACTAGCGGACATTAG
- the hpf gene encoding ribosome hibernation-promoting factor, HPF/YfiA family, protein MFKYNVRGENIEVTEAIRNYVEKKVGKLERYFTDVPDATAYVNLKVYTEKTAKVEVTIPLPYLVLRAEETSPDLYASIDLVVDKLERQIRKFKTKINRKARETSLPTREVAVELNDEAEETSELEIVRTKRLSLKPMGSEEAVLQMNMLGHNFFIFEDAETNGTSIVYRRKDGKYGLIETD, encoded by the coding sequence ATGTTCAAATATAATGTTCGTGGTGAAAACATCGAAGTTACTGAAGCTATCCGCAATTACGTTGAAAAGAAAGTAGGAAAGTTAGAACGCTACTTCACTGATGTTCCGGACGCAACTGCTTATGTCAATTTAAAAGTCTACACAGAAAAAACGGCAAAAGTTGAAGTAACGATTCCATTACCTTACTTAGTTCTTCGGGCCGAAGAAACTTCACCAGATTTGTATGCAAGTATTGATTTGGTTGTGGATAAATTAGAACGTCAGATCCGCAAATTTAAAACAAAAATTAATCGCAAAGCTCGTGAAACTTCTTTACCAACACGTGAAGTTGCTGTTGAATTGAACGATGAAGCAGAAGAAACTTCTGAGTTAGAGATTGTTCGTACGAAACGCTTATCATTGAAACCAATGGGCAGCGAAGAAGCAGTCTTACAAATGAACATGCTTGGGCATAACTTCTTTATCTTTGAAGATGCTGAAACGAATGGTACAAGCATCGTTTACCGTCGTAAAGATGGTAAATATGGTTTGATCGAAACAGATTAA
- the secA gene encoding preprotein translocase subunit SecA yields MANFLRRMIENDKKELKRLSGIADKVETFSSAMEELSDAQLRGKTEEFRGRYQAGETLDEMLPEAFAVVREAAKRVLGLYPYHVQLMGGIVLHDGNIPEMKTGEGKTLTATMPVYLNAITGEGVHVVTVNEYLATRDSTEMGELYNFLGLSVGLNINSKTADEKREAYNCDITYSTNNELGFDYLRDNMVVYQSQMVQRPLNYAIVDEVDSILIDEARTPLIISGAAEKSTALYTRTDNFVKRLKEEEDFKIDIQSKTIGLTEQGIEKAEENFGLENLYDLDNTALTHHLDQALRANFIMIRDIDYVVQEGKVLIVDQFTGRIMDGRRYSDGLHQGIEAKEGVEIEDETKTMATITFQNYFRMYKKLAGMTGTAKTEEEEFREIYNIEVIQIPTNRPIIREDHADLLYPTLESKFHAVVQDIKERHRKGQPILVGTVAVETSELLSNMLDREKVPHEVLNAKNHFKEAEIIMNAGQKGSVTIATNMAGRGTDIKLGLGVIELGGLAVIGTERHESRRIDNQLRGRSGRQGDPGVSQFYLSLEDDLMKRFGSERIKAFLDRMKVEDEDAVIQSKMLTRQVESAQKRVEGNNYDTRKNVLQYDDVMREQREVIYKQRQDVIMGEKDLTPNLLNMVRRTISRVVDSHTQLDKENWNFEALADFAGTTLVHEDTVSKADFENKTPEEMKDYLYNRAKEVFDSKVAQLQSPEQLLEFEKVVILRVVDTKWTDHIDAMDQLRQSVGLRAYGQNNPLVEYQTEGYKMFEDMVGAIEFEVTRLFMKAEIRQNVQREQVAQNQQEHPVEADGDPKNLTETKQKPVHVEKVGRNDPCPCGSGKKYKNCHGKGQ; encoded by the coding sequence ATGGCAAACTTTCTGAGACGAATGATTGAAAATGATAAAAAAGAATTAAAACGATTAAGCGGGATCGCGGACAAGGTCGAAACCTTTTCTAGCGCCATGGAAGAATTGTCTGATGCGCAATTACGGGGTAAGACCGAAGAGTTCAGAGGACGTTATCAAGCAGGAGAAACCTTAGACGAAATGTTGCCAGAAGCGTTTGCAGTAGTTCGCGAAGCAGCAAAACGCGTCTTAGGTCTGTACCCTTACCACGTACAATTGATGGGTGGGATCGTATTACACGATGGCAATATCCCAGAAATGAAAACAGGTGAAGGGAAAACCTTAACAGCAACGATGCCGGTGTATCTAAATGCTATAACCGGTGAGGGTGTCCACGTTGTAACAGTCAATGAATACTTGGCTACACGGGATTCTACAGAAATGGGCGAGCTGTATAACTTCTTAGGACTGAGCGTTGGTTTGAATATCAATTCAAAAACAGCGGATGAAAAACGTGAAGCGTATAACTGTGATATTACATACAGTACGAACAATGAACTAGGCTTTGATTATCTACGAGACAACATGGTAGTTTATCAAAGTCAAATGGTTCAACGTCCGCTAAACTACGCGATCGTCGATGAAGTGGATTCAATCTTGATTGATGAAGCTCGGACTCCTTTGATCATTTCAGGAGCGGCTGAAAAATCGACAGCTCTTTACACACGCACGGATAATTTCGTGAAGCGTTTGAAAGAAGAAGAGGACTTCAAGATTGACATTCAGTCAAAAACGATTGGTTTAACGGAACAAGGAATCGAAAAAGCTGAAGAAAACTTTGGATTAGAAAATTTGTATGATCTTGATAATACTGCATTGACCCATCATTTGGATCAAGCGTTGCGGGCCAACTTTATCATGATTCGTGATATTGACTACGTGGTACAAGAAGGCAAAGTTCTGATCGTTGACCAATTTACTGGACGTATTATGGATGGTCGTCGCTACTCTGACGGGTTACACCAAGGGATCGAAGCCAAAGAAGGCGTTGAGATCGAAGACGAAACGAAGACGATGGCAACTATCACCTTCCAGAACTACTTCCGGATGTATAAAAAACTTGCCGGTATGACAGGGACAGCAAAAACAGAAGAAGAAGAGTTTCGTGAAATCTATAACATCGAAGTTATTCAAATTCCGACTAATCGTCCGATCATCCGTGAAGACCATGCAGACTTGTTATACCCAACATTGGAAAGCAAATTCCATGCTGTCGTTCAAGACATCAAAGAACGTCATCGTAAAGGACAGCCCATTCTTGTTGGTACGGTAGCGGTTGAAACATCCGAATTGCTTTCAAATATGTTGGACCGTGAAAAGGTTCCGCATGAGGTCTTGAATGCGAAAAATCACTTTAAAGAAGCAGAAATTATTATGAACGCGGGTCAAAAGGGCTCCGTTACTATCGCAACGAATATGGCTGGTCGAGGAACAGATATCAAGCTAGGTTTAGGGGTCATTGAACTGGGCGGACTTGCCGTAATCGGTACAGAACGTCATGAATCTCGCCGTATTGATAATCAGTTACGTGGACGTTCTGGTCGTCAAGGAGATCCAGGTGTTTCACAATTCTATCTTTCATTGGAAGATGATTTAATGAAACGTTTTGGCTCTGAACGAATCAAAGCGTTCTTGGACCGTATGAAAGTAGAAGACGAAGATGCAGTTATTCAAAGTAAAATGCTGACACGTCAAGTTGAATCTGCTCAAAAACGAGTAGAAGGAAACAACTACGATACACGTAAAAATGTTTTGCAATACGATGATGTGATGCGTGAGCAACGGGAAGTAATCTACAAACAACGGCAAGATGTGATCATGGGCGAAAAAGATTTGACACCAAATTTATTGAACATGGTACGCCGGACAATTTCACGTGTCGTGGACAGCCACACGCAATTGGATAAGGAAAACTGGAATTTTGAGGCCTTAGCTGATTTCGCCGGAACGACATTGGTGCACGAGGATACTGTTTCTAAAGCGGACTTTGAAAATAAAACGCCAGAAGAAATGAAGGATTATCTTTATAATCGTGCAAAAGAGGTTTTTGATTCTAAAGTGGCCCAATTACAGAGCCCTGAACAATTATTAGAATTTGAAAAAGTAGTCATCTTGCGTGTTGTAGATACAAAATGGACCGATCACATTGATGCAATGGATCAATTGCGTCAATCTGTAGGGCTTCGTGCCTATGGACAAAACAATCCGTTGGTAGAATATCAAACAGAGGGCTACAAGATGTTTGAAGATATGGTAGGCGCAATCGAGTTTGAAGTGACACGACTCTTCATGAAAGCAGAGATCCGTCAAAATGTTCAACGGGAGCAAGTAGCACAAAATCAACAAGAACACCCAGTGGAAGCAGATGGAGATCCTAAGAACCTAACTGAAACGAAGCAAAAGCCTGTTCATGTTGAAAAAGTAGGGCGCAATGATCCATGTCCTTGCGGCAGCGGAAAAAAATATAAAAACTGTCATGGCAAAGGACAATAA
- a CDS encoding ComF family protein, with amino-acid sequence MVKNVTLRELFFNTSQRCYHCEKRFSKINSKTACPGCGRPDSPKLCGDCQLWEAQLGFVLNNQGIFRYDEGFQRWIESYKFKGDYRVRGGIAKELKEALKKYSDYLICPLPLSKERFRERGFNQVCGCLESADCFYIELLERKDLSPQSEKSRAKRLKMEQPFALKVENRKIRNQRVLLVDDVYTTGRTLFHGAEILYKNGAKTVKSLTFSR; translated from the coding sequence GTGGTAAAAAACGTAACTTTACGTGAGTTGTTCTTCAACACCAGTCAGCGGTGTTATCATTGTGAAAAGCGTTTCTCAAAAATAAATAGCAAAACGGCATGTCCGGGATGTGGTCGCCCAGATTCGCCGAAGCTATGTGGAGATTGCCAGTTATGGGAAGCACAGTTAGGATTTGTATTGAATAATCAAGGTATTTTTCGCTACGATGAAGGATTTCAGCGATGGATCGAAAGCTATAAATTCAAAGGGGATTACCGCGTGCGAGGAGGGATCGCAAAAGAATTAAAAGAAGCGCTAAAAAAGTATTCAGACTATCTGATTTGTCCGCTCCCGCTCTCAAAAGAACGTTTTAGAGAAAGAGGATTCAATCAAGTATGCGGTTGTTTAGAATCGGCAGATTGTTTTTATATAGAGTTGTTGGAACGAAAAGATCTTTCTCCGCAGTCAGAAAAATCACGTGCGAAACGATTAAAAATGGAACAGCCTTTTGCTTTGAAGGTGGAAAATAGAAAGATTAGAAATCAAAGAGTTTTATTAGTGGACGATGTCTATACGACGGGGCGCACACTGTTTCACGGAGCAGAAATTCTTTATAAAAATGGTGCTAAAACGGTGAAAAGCTTGACTTTTTCACGCTGA
- a CDS encoding DUF7662 domain-containing protein yields the protein MSMTRVKKYDGITHYLKSNNGSQVTLTFTQFDELLFPRSGLPQTARQDLDWWANDYRHPEKGAYGWLNANYEVVQVNLDKEYVVFNKLVKSSWLI from the coding sequence ATGAGCATGACGCGTGTAAAAAAATATGATGGGATCACTCATTATTTGAAAAGTAATAATGGCTCTCAAGTAACGCTGACCTTTACTCAATTTGATGAATTGCTATTTCCTCGCAGCGGCTTGCCGCAAACAGCTCGGCAAGACCTGGACTGGTGGGCGAATGATTATCGTCATCCTGAAAAAGGAGCCTACGGTTGGCTGAACGCGAATTATGAAGTAGTACAAGTCAATCTTGATAAAGAATATGTTGTGTTCAATAAATTAGTAAAATCGAGTTGGCTCATTTAA
- a CDS encoding GNAT family N-acetyltransferase — translation MIKTTNELTPQELLTILEARTAVFVVEQQCPYQEVDEADRSAVHVCIEKEGELQAYARILAEGERIHFGRVLVVKKFRRQQLGRKLVAKTMKEIEKRYPDQPVSISAQAHLSDFYGSFGFKETSEEYLEDGIPHVEMLWQKSENH, via the coding sequence ATGATTAAAACAACGAATGAATTAACACCACAGGAATTATTGACCATTTTAGAGGCGCGCACGGCTGTTTTTGTGGTAGAGCAGCAGTGTCCTTATCAAGAAGTTGACGAGGCTGACCGTTCGGCTGTACACGTTTGTATAGAAAAAGAGGGTGAACTACAAGCGTATGCACGAATCCTAGCAGAAGGAGAGAGGATTCATTTCGGTCGTGTGTTGGTTGTGAAAAAATTTCGGAGACAACAATTGGGGAGAAAACTGGTTGCTAAGACGATGAAGGAAATAGAAAAACGCTACCCGGATCAGCCGGTCAGTATTTCGGCACAGGCGCATTTATCTGATTTTTACGGTTCATTCGGGTTTAAAGAAACTTCTGAGGAATATTTAGAAGATGGTATCCCTCACGTAGAAATGCTTTGGCAGAAGTCGGAGAATCACTAA
- a CDS encoding YigZ family protein: MLQNYRTIKNDNQHEIEIKKSRFICFLKRIESEEEAKNFIQQIKKEHWKANHHCSAFVLGERNEIQRSSDDGEPSGTAGVPMLEVLKKTELINVCAVVTRYFGGTKLGAGGLIRAYSNAVSQAITATGIVEGRLQQEVFVQLEYPLWGKMENFITQGQLVVKDTQFTDKVLVTCMVDEDQLAVFKTHVIDLLNGQVEFTLGEVAYSEQLIQET, from the coding sequence ATGCTGCAAAATTACCGAACCATCAAAAACGATAACCAACACGAGATTGAAATTAAAAAATCTCGTTTTATTTGTTTTTTAAAACGCATCGAATCAGAAGAAGAAGCAAAAAATTTTATCCAGCAAATCAAAAAGGAACATTGGAAAGCCAATCATCATTGCAGCGCCTTTGTTTTAGGAGAGCGTAATGAGATTCAACGTTCTTCAGATGATGGCGAACCTAGCGGAACTGCAGGGGTTCCTATGTTGGAAGTATTAAAAAAGACGGAACTGATCAATGTTTGCGCTGTTGTCACCCGCTACTTTGGCGGCACCAAACTTGGCGCCGGCGGATTGATACGCGCGTATTCAAACGCCGTCTCTCAAGCGATCACTGCTACAGGAATAGTTGAAGGTCGCCTACAGCAAGAAGTATTCGTTCAACTGGAATACCCTCTTTGGGGAAAGATGGAGAACTTCATCACGCAAGGTCAGTTAGTAGTTAAAGATACTCAGTTTACTGACAAAGTTCTTGTAACTTGTATGGTAGACGAGGACCAGCTTGCTGTTTTTAAGACACACGTAATCGATTTACTGAATGGACAGGTTGAGTTTACACTCGGCGAAGTCGCTTATTCTGAACAATTAATCCAAGAGACTTAG